In one Dehalogenimonas formicexedens genomic region, the following are encoded:
- a CDS encoding adenosylcobinamide amidohydrolase encodes MAQDIHSEILGCFHGITAEVVFHRIWNVPSNALLLHLPEPQRTLSGLQGYRRVSVVANCHIPQPLWMKLHDPAVDWRDYYRRILKANSFGKVLSLDNATMLSTGVPMPELAYREETDCHLWAIAFVTAGVEGNALRVGVDTGRHHNPVGTINTVVFTSVELTQAAMAASFITLTEAKVVALEDLGIKSSYNPALQATGTGTDQIVIVSGKGEKCTYVSGHTKIGALMARAVTAATKEAITKRRKALNS; translated from the coding sequence ATGGCCCAGGATATTCATTCGGAGATACTCGGATGTTTCCACGGCATAACCGCCGAAGTGGTTTTTCACCGCATATGGAACGTACCTTCGAACGCGTTGTTGTTGCACCTGCCCGAGCCCCAGAGGACACTCTCCGGCCTCCAGGGATACCGGCGCGTCAGCGTGGTCGCCAACTGTCACATTCCCCAACCGCTATGGATGAAACTTCATGACCCGGCGGTGGATTGGCGCGATTATTACCGGCGTATCTTGAAGGCGAATTCTTTCGGCAAGGTACTTTCATTGGACAATGCCACCATGCTTTCCACTGGCGTCCCGATGCCTGAACTGGCTTATCGCGAAGAAACCGACTGCCATCTTTGGGCTATAGCCTTTGTAACCGCCGGTGTCGAAGGCAATGCCCTGCGGGTCGGAGTAGATACCGGCCGCCACCATAACCCCGTTGGTACCATAAACACGGTTGTATTCACATCGGTCGAACTGACTCAGGCGGCGATGGCAGCCTCTTTTATAACCCTGACAGAAGCCAAGGTGGTTGCCCTGGAAGATCTCGGAATAAAAAGCTCCTACAACCCGGCGCTGCAAGCCACGGGAACAGGCACCGATCAGATTGTCATCGTTTCGGGTAAAGGCGAAAAATGTACTTACGTCAGCGGACATACTAAAATAGGCGCGCTGATGGCGCGGGCGGTTACCGCGGCCACTAAGGAAGCCATCACCAAAAGGCGTAAAGCCCTTAACAGTTAG
- a CDS encoding FAD-dependent oxidoreductase: MSEEIRIGVYVCHCGINIASVVDVASVAEYAGTLPGVVIARANKYTCSDPGQELIKADISKFELNRVVVAACSPTMHEKTYRRVLQTTGLNPYLLEMANIREHCAWVNRENPVAATKKAKDAVRAAVMRVALQKPLEPHTIEVNKDTLVVGGGIAGITTSLEIADAGHKVFLVEKKPSIGGHMAQLDKTFPTLDCAACISTPKMSQAGQHPNIELLSYSEVASVSGHAGNFIITVNRKPRYIREKDCKGCGDCAVACPVEISSEFDQGLSVRKAAYRPFPQSVPNTYTIDRRGTPPCRAACPAGVNVQGYTALISKGKFGEALEVVRRTMPFASVCGRVCTHPCENACSRKDVDESVSIRALKRFIADYELTRGRDPVVRNIKRSEKIAVVGSGPAGLACAYDLLKLGYPVTIYEADEKPGGMLRYGIPAYRLPEASLDNDIKYIEELGAEIKTGIKVDSLAGLDDHGFAAVFVACGAWKSQELGIPGESANGVLNALEFLKRVRKGQAPKLGDRVAVIGGGNAAIDSARTAVRLGATEVTVIYRRSRVEMPAIPEEVAAAEAEGVRFMMLAAPVEILSSEGTLSALRCVRMELGEPDASNRRRPVPVSGSEFEVPVNSVIIAAGQSVDRAEFGELERNTNGTVTADPVTLETNLKGVFAGGDAITGAATVIEAIGAGKQAAVSIDRFLNGVDLAANRKPQSDIVHPSLDGIIRTNRAKTSHAPFDNSFTESELTLTEAQAVAESARCLNCAGCSDCEQCVDACEARCIDFDQKTEAIDLEIGNIVVATGFDTFDPAAISRYGYGKFSNVITSLEFERLANASGPTSGDIRLKDGRKPESVAIVHCVGSRDKNHHEYCSQICCMYSLKQAHLIRERTGAGVYQMYIDLRCAGKGYEEFSNRIAEDGVNFVRGKVAEITDKTIGDEQSGKLIVIVEDTLLGTVLRVPVDMVVLAVAVEPQPDAEAVGRLFGLSRSADGFFLERHPKLDPIATMNEGVFIAGCAQGPKDIPQTVAQAQAAAARVLATIAKGKIELEPRVSEVIEENCDGLPLIVSTPARIRQSH; the protein is encoded by the coding sequence GTGTCTGAGGAAATCAGGATCGGGGTTTATGTCTGCCATTGCGGTATCAATATCGCTAGCGTTGTCGATGTGGCCTCAGTCGCCGAATACGCCGGTACACTTCCAGGTGTGGTAATCGCCCGGGCGAACAAATACACCTGCTCCGATCCCGGGCAAGAACTTATCAAGGCAGATATTTCGAAATTCGAACTGAATCGTGTGGTGGTCGCCGCTTGTTCGCCCACAATGCACGAGAAAACCTACCGCCGGGTGCTGCAAACCACCGGCCTTAACCCGTATCTGCTTGAGATGGCTAACATCAGGGAACACTGCGCCTGGGTTAACCGTGAAAACCCGGTGGCGGCAACCAAAAAGGCTAAGGACGCGGTCAGAGCCGCAGTAATGAGGGTAGCTCTCCAAAAGCCCCTCGAACCCCACACTATCGAAGTTAATAAAGATACTCTAGTAGTCGGCGGCGGTATCGCAGGGATCACCACCTCCCTCGAAATCGCAGATGCCGGGCACAAGGTCTTCCTCGTCGAAAAAAAACCCAGCATCGGTGGGCACATGGCCCAATTGGACAAAACCTTTCCGACCCTCGACTGTGCCGCCTGTATTTCCACGCCCAAGATGAGCCAGGCCGGCCAGCACCCCAATATCGAACTGTTATCGTACAGCGAGGTTGCCTCAGTTTCCGGGCACGCCGGAAACTTCATAATTACAGTCAACCGGAAACCGCGTTATATACGTGAAAAGGACTGCAAGGGTTGCGGTGATTGTGCTGTCGCCTGCCCTGTCGAGATTTCCTCCGAGTTCGATCAGGGACTCTCAGTTCGTAAAGCCGCCTACCGGCCGTTCCCACAATCCGTTCCCAACACCTATACCATAGACCGGCGTGGTACCCCGCCCTGCCGCGCCGCTTGCCCGGCTGGCGTGAACGTCCAGGGCTATACGGCTTTGATCTCCAAAGGCAAATTTGGTGAAGCTCTTGAAGTCGTGCGCCGAACCATGCCATTCGCCTCCGTATGCGGACGCGTGTGCACCCATCCATGCGAAAACGCCTGCAGTCGAAAAGATGTCGATGAAAGCGTTTCAATTCGGGCTCTTAAACGTTTTATCGCTGATTATGAATTGACTCGCGGACGTGACCCCGTGGTTCGGAACATCAAGCGGTCGGAAAAAATCGCCGTCGTCGGCTCGGGTCCCGCTGGTCTGGCATGTGCGTATGACCTCCTTAAACTTGGCTATCCGGTGACCATCTATGAGGCCGATGAAAAACCAGGTGGTATGCTCCGTTACGGCATTCCGGCTTATCGCCTGCCAGAAGCCTCCCTGGATAATGACATCAAGTATATCGAGGAACTCGGCGCCGAAATAAAAACCGGGATCAAGGTCGATTCTCTTGCCGGTCTCGACGACCATGGCTTCGCTGCCGTGTTCGTCGCCTGCGGCGCCTGGAAGAGCCAGGAACTTGGTATACCAGGTGAGTCAGCCAACGGCGTCCTTAACGCCCTCGAGTTTCTAAAGCGGGTAAGAAAAGGCCAGGCGCCCAAACTCGGCGACAGGGTTGCTGTAATCGGCGGCGGTAATGCCGCGATCGACTCCGCCCGCACCGCGGTTCGTCTCGGAGCCACCGAGGTGACTGTCATCTACCGCCGTTCAAGGGTTGAGATGCCGGCAATTCCCGAGGAAGTAGCCGCTGCCGAAGCTGAAGGCGTGCGGTTCATGATGCTTGCTGCCCCGGTTGAAATCCTTTCCTCTGAAGGCACTCTGAGCGCTTTGCGCTGTGTCCGCATGGAACTCGGAGAGCCTGATGCAAGCAACCGTCGCCGCCCGGTACCCGTGTCCGGAAGCGAATTTGAAGTACCGGTCAACAGTGTCATTATCGCTGCCGGCCAATCGGTTGACCGCGCTGAATTCGGGGAGCTCGAACGCAATACCAATGGAACCGTAACAGCCGATCCGGTGACTCTGGAAACAAATCTAAAAGGCGTCTTCGCCGGCGGTGACGCCATCACCGGAGCGGCAACGGTTATCGAAGCCATCGGCGCAGGCAAGCAGGCGGCCGTTTCTATCGACCGCTTTCTCAACGGGGTAGATCTCGCCGCTAACCGTAAACCTCAATCAGATATCGTGCACCCTTCTCTTGACGGGATTATCCGGACAAACCGGGCAAAAACATCTCACGCTCCGTTCGATAATTCATTTACCGAATCCGAACTTACCCTGACTGAAGCGCAGGCTGTGGCAGAATCCGCCCGTTGTCTCAACTGCGCCGGTTGTTCCGACTGCGAGCAGTGTGTCGATGCGTGTGAAGCCAGGTGCATCGATTTCGACCAGAAGACCGAAGCTATCGATTTGGAAATCGGCAACATTGTTGTCGCCACCGGTTTCGATACTTTCGATCCCGCTGCGATTTCCCGCTATGGTTACGGAAAATTTTCGAATGTCATAACCAGCCTTGAATTTGAACGCCTGGCTAATGCTTCCGGTCCCACCAGCGGTGATATCAGGTTAAAGGATGGACGCAAGCCAGAATCGGTTGCCATCGTTCACTGTGTGGGCAGTCGGGACAAAAATCATCATGAATACTGCTCCCAGATCTGCTGCATGTATTCACTTAAACAGGCTCACCTGATCCGGGAGCGCACCGGTGCCGGGGTCTACCAGATGTACATCGATCTTCGGTGCGCGGGCAAAGGTTATGAAGAATTCTCGAACCGGATTGCTGAAGATGGTGTCAATTTTGTCCGCGGTAAAGTCGCTGAGATCACCGACAAAACGATCGGTGATGAACAGAGCGGCAAACTCATCGTTATTGTTGAAGATACGCTACTGGGCACCGTCCTGAGGGTACCGGTTGACATGGTGGTTCTCGCGGTGGCTGTCGAACCCCAACCGGACGCCGAAGCCGTCGGGCGTCTTTTTGGCCTGTCCCGTAGTGCTGACGGCTTTTTCCTCGAGAGGCACCCCAAACTGGACCCGATCGCGACAATGAACGAGGGCGTCTTTATCGCCGGTTGCGCCCAGGGACCGAAAGATATTCCCCAAACGGTTGCCCAAGCCCAGGCCGCGGCTGCCCGGGTCCTGGCTACCATCGCCAAAGGCAAGATCGAACTTGAGCCCCGGGTGTCCGAAGTCATAGAGGAAAATTGCGATGGTTTGCCGCTTATTGTATCGACCCCTGCCCGTATAAGGCAATCACATTGA
- the cbiB gene encoding adenosylcobinamide-phosphate synthase CbiB encodes MDIVLILLVALAVEFTLGDPPNVVHPVAWIGKAISSLERLGFIGGKTYQFVYGAVATLGLTAVVITASLFIVSWLKDINYVLYVIVAGVLLKMTFSFVYLRKTALHIKHLIENDETLDKARFELRALVSRNTSKLTRPYLVSATVESVSESLCDSLVSPLFFFVVFSLFGPYGIAAAFGFRVVSTFDSMIGYHGKYEYLSKFPARLDDVLNYLPARISALLVVVAAGITRMGARRTWSIARVDHLKTESPNAGWPMAAAAAALRVQFEKIDHYRLGRADRPMTPEVVDDSLRLINSATWVWFIICFAAGGLLYALAKA; translated from the coding sequence TTGGATATTGTCCTGATACTCCTGGTCGCCCTGGCCGTTGAGTTCACCTTGGGTGACCCTCCGAACGTGGTACACCCCGTTGCCTGGATAGGCAAGGCTATTTCCTCCCTCGAACGTTTGGGATTCATCGGCGGGAAGACCTATCAGTTCGTTTACGGCGCCGTTGCCACCCTCGGGCTGACTGCGGTTGTGATAACCGCCTCGCTTTTCATCGTCTCCTGGCTTAAGGATATCAACTATGTGCTCTATGTGATCGTCGCCGGCGTTTTGCTTAAGATGACGTTCAGTTTTGTATACCTTCGAAAGACGGCGTTGCACATCAAACACTTGATCGAGAACGACGAAACGTTAGACAAGGCTCGTTTCGAACTAAGGGCATTGGTAAGCCGGAACACTTCGAAACTGACACGGCCATACCTCGTTTCCGCCACCGTCGAATCGGTCTCCGAAAGCCTGTGCGATAGCCTGGTTTCACCCCTGTTCTTTTTCGTCGTTTTCAGCTTGTTCGGACCATATGGGATCGCTGCGGCGTTTGGGTTCCGGGTGGTTTCCACCTTCGACAGCATGATCGGTTATCACGGTAAATACGAATACCTGAGTAAATTTCCTGCACGGCTTGATGACGTGCTGAATTATCTTCCGGCCCGGATCTCGGCTCTCCTGGTCGTTGTCGCCGCCGGGATTACCAGGATGGGTGCCCGGCGCACCTGGAGCATCGCCCGGGTAGATCACCTTAAGACCGAAAGCCCCAATGCCGGATGGCCGATGGCTGCCGCAGCAGCGGCGTTACGTGTTCAATTTGAGAAAATTGATCATTACCGCCTGGGGAGAGCTGATCGTCCGATGACGCCTGAGGTAGTCGACGATTCATTGAGACTTATCAACAGCGCCACCTGGGTGTGGTTCATCATCTGTTTTGCCGCGGGAGGACTGCTCTATGCCCTCGCCAAGGCCTGA
- the cobU gene encoding bifunctional adenosylcobinamide kinase/adenosylcobinamide-phosphate guanylyltransferase, translating into MKKRTILLIGGARSGKSSYAEELAREIGGEVLFVATAEARDEEMRRRIEVHKKSRPAHWHTLEAPCKVGDCISKDNRILDVVVLDCVTLLVNNVLCQHMAVSGEDVDEKAVEADIKTEINSIIACMVQSLATYIMVTNEVGEGIIPLGASTRIYRDVLGRANQMLAKAVDEVYLMVAGIPLKVKPQN; encoded by the coding sequence ATGAAAAAGAGAACCATTCTCCTCATTGGGGGAGCGCGGAGCGGCAAGAGCAGTTACGCTGAAGAATTAGCCCGTGAGATCGGCGGCGAGGTCTTATTTGTGGCTACTGCCGAAGCCCGCGATGAAGAAATGCGACGGCGGATTGAGGTGCACAAGAAATCGCGTCCGGCGCACTGGCATACGCTTGAAGCACCATGCAAGGTTGGCGATTGCATCTCCAAAGATAACCGGATACTCGACGTTGTGGTGCTGGACTGCGTTACCCTGCTGGTAAACAACGTCCTGTGCCAGCATATGGCAGTCTCAGGCGAGGACGTTGACGAAAAAGCCGTGGAGGCTGACATCAAAACCGAGATCAACTCGATCATCGCATGCATGGTTCAAAGTCTGGCCACATATATCATGGTGACGAATGAGGTAGGTGAGGGCATCATCCCGCTCGGGGCGTCGACGCGAATTTATCGAGATGTTCTGGGCAGGGCGAACCAAATGCTGGCAAAAGCGGTGGATGAGGTCTATCTGATGGTCGCGGGAATACCGCTGAAGGTAAAACCCCAGAACTAG
- the cobT gene encoding nicotinate-nucleotide--dimethylbenzimidazole phosphoribosyltransferase, whose product MGDLLNKTIAAIKPLDKDAMARAAARQDMLTKPQGALGRLEEISIRLAGIQGKPIPVIKNKAIITMAGDHGVVAEKVGNYPQEVTPQMVLNFVHGGAAINVISRQVGARVVVVNMGVAGDLPADIPVVNKLVARGTRNIAKGPAMTEAQAVQAIEAGIQVVNAEIDKGLDIVGTGDMGIGNTTPSAAICAVMTGQSVVKVTGRGTGLTDDQLQHKIEVIEEAISVNRPDPKNGLDVLAKLGGFEIGGIAGVILGAAARGVPVVVDGFISGAGALIAEAIAPQSREYMFLGHLSVEPGHKIMADKLELKPIVTLDLRLGEGTGAAIGIFIAETSAKILAEMATFGEAGVSEKEE is encoded by the coding sequence ATGGGAGATTTATTGAACAAGACAATCGCGGCGATCAAACCGCTGGACAAGGACGCTATGGCCAGGGCTGCGGCGCGGCAGGACATGCTAACCAAGCCCCAAGGCGCTCTCGGTAGATTGGAAGAAATATCGATCAGGCTCGCCGGCATCCAAGGCAAGCCAATTCCGGTAATAAAAAACAAGGCAATCATCACCATGGCCGGAGACCATGGAGTTGTCGCAGAAAAAGTCGGCAATTATCCCCAAGAAGTTACCCCGCAAATGGTATTGAACTTCGTACATGGTGGCGCGGCGATTAATGTGATCTCGCGCCAGGTAGGAGCCCGCGTCGTTGTAGTTAACATGGGTGTGGCGGGTGACCTGCCGGCCGACATCCCGGTGGTCAACAAGCTTGTCGCCAGGGGCACCAGGAACATCGCCAAAGGGCCTGCGATGACCGAAGCGCAAGCGGTCCAGGCCATCGAAGCCGGCATCCAGGTGGTTAACGCCGAGATCGATAAAGGCCTCGATATCGTGGGCACCGGAGACATGGGCATCGGGAATACCACGCCTTCCGCCGCCATCTGTGCCGTGATGACCGGCCAATCGGTAGTTAAGGTTACCGGCCGCGGCACCGGTCTTACGGACGATCAACTGCAACACAAAATCGAAGTTATCGAAGAAGCCATCTCGGTTAACAGGCCTGACCCGAAGAATGGACTTGACGTTCTGGCCAAGTTGGGCGGATTTGAAATAGGCGGTATCGCCGGCGTCATTCTGGGCGCCGCTGCCCGCGGGGTACCGGTGGTTGTCGACGGCTTCATTTCCGGCGCCGGCGCTCTGATCGCCGAAGCGATAGCCCCCCAGTCACGTGAGTACATGTTCCTGGGACACCTCTCAGTGGAACCCGGCCACAAGATCATGGCTGACAAACTGGAGCTCAAGCCGATAGTTACACTGGACCTGCGCTTGGGTGAAGGCACGGGCGCGGCGATAGGTATCTTTATCGCGGAGACCTCTGCTAAAATACTGGCCGAAATGGCAACCTTCGGCGAAGCGGGAGTCTCCGAGAAGGAAGAATAG
- a CDS encoding histidine phosphatase family protein, which produces MRLILVRHGKTATDNPEKCHGSTDIDLSEEGYRQAHRLAERFRHQKIDAIYASTLRRGIETAKHIAAPHNIKIYSAPELNEVNFGQIEGITFEEACGLFPEVTELWRCGSTSICFPLGERFLDFVERVSAFTEKLKSHKDDDTVMVVGHGGPYKVLLCKLLGLPIDHYWQFKFDMASVSIIDIYPTGAMLGKLSDTSHLTRD; this is translated from the coding sequence TTGCGACTTATCCTGGTACGACACGGCAAAACGGCTACCGATAATCCGGAAAAATGCCACGGTTCTACCGACATCGACCTTTCGGAAGAAGGGTACCGGCAGGCCCACCGCCTTGCCGAGCGATTCAGGCATCAGAAAATAGACGCCATATATGCCAGCACACTCCGCCGAGGGATCGAGACAGCTAAACACATCGCTGCTCCTCATAATATCAAGATATATAGCGCTCCCGAACTTAATGAAGTGAATTTCGGCCAGATCGAGGGCATAACCTTCGAAGAAGCCTGCGGGCTCTTTCCCGAGGTAACCGAATTATGGCGCTGTGGCAGCACCAGTATTTGCTTCCCGCTTGGAGAACGGTTCTTGGATTTTGTCGAAAGGGTCAGCGCGTTCACAGAGAAATTGAAGAGCCATAAAGACGATGATACGGTCATGGTCGTAGGCCATGGCGGACCCTACAAGGTGCTCCTGTGTAAACTCCTCGGCCTGCCTATCGATCATTATTGGCAATTCAAATTTGATATGGCTTCGGTAAGCATAATAGATATTTACCCCACCGGGGCAATGCTGGGAAAATTAAGCGACACGTCACATCTGACAAGGGATTAA
- a CDS encoding pyridoxal phosphate-dependent aminotransferase, giving the protein MPSPRPEIAALSSCYHGGPNYTEFARLGIDPKDAIDFSSNSNPYPFNLDFKLDDVIIDHYPDSDSTELRRALAAQNQVGLDNIVVGAGSMEIIRLIAQAYFSRGDEVIIVKPTFGEYETACLVAGAEVVEFWAQEAAGFCLNIERAVQAVKHLKPKAIFICNPNNPTGRHVSRKAIEELLVAADHGLVVLDEAYLAFTDNPWNSVDLLSYGNLIILRSMTKDFALAGLRLGYCLASADIIENLNKVKPPWNVNAVAQKAGLQATRDGAYLRRSERLVKKNRDYLMNEFIPLGFKIVPTSTNFFLMKVGKAGEFRSALLRDRIVVRDCTSFGLPEYVRIAPRTMPECRELVRAVKGLKWRLDTTFCRR; this is encoded by the coding sequence ATGCCCTCGCCAAGGCCTGAAATTGCGGCACTCTCAAGCTGTTATCATGGCGGGCCGAATTACACCGAATTCGCTCGGCTGGGAATTGACCCAAAGGATGCCATCGATTTCAGTTCAAACTCCAACCCTTATCCCTTCAACCTTGATTTTAAACTAGATGATGTAATTATCGACCATTATCCCGATTCCGATTCGACGGAATTGCGCCGGGCGCTTGCAGCTCAAAACCAGGTTGGCCTTGATAACATCGTCGTAGGGGCTGGGAGCATGGAGATAATAAGGCTTATTGCTCAAGCCTATTTCAGCCGCGGCGATGAAGTAATCATCGTTAAACCGACCTTTGGCGAATACGAGACTGCCTGTTTGGTCGCCGGAGCGGAGGTGGTGGAGTTTTGGGCTCAGGAAGCTGCCGGTTTTTGTCTCAATATCGAGCGCGCGGTCCAGGCTGTCAAACACCTGAAACCAAAAGCAATCTTTATCTGCAACCCCAACAACCCCACCGGCCGGCACGTTTCCAGGAAGGCGATCGAAGAACTCCTGGTTGCGGCAGACCATGGGCTGGTGGTGCTCGATGAAGCCTATCTTGCGTTTACCGACAATCCGTGGAATTCAGTCGACCTTCTTTCATACGGTAATCTGATAATTCTTCGGAGTATGACCAAGGATTTTGCATTGGCCGGATTGCGCCTGGGTTATTGCCTGGCGTCCGCGGACATTATCGAAAACCTGAACAAGGTGAAACCGCCGTGGAACGTCAATGCCGTCGCGCAAAAAGCCGGATTGCAGGCGACAAGGGATGGAGCCTACCTGCGTCGAAGCGAACGGCTTGTAAAGAAAAATCGAGATTACCTGATGAATGAGTTTATCCCACTGGGGTTCAAAATCGTGCCCACCAGCACCAACTTCTTCCTGATGAAGGTCGGCAAGGCCGGAGAGTTCCGTTCAGCTCTTTTGCGTGATCGAATCGTCGTCAGGGATTGCACTTCGTTCGGCCTCCCCGAGTACGTCAGGATAGCTCCAAGGACAATGCCGGAATGCAGGGAGTTGGTGAGAGCAGTCAAAGGCCTAAAATGGCGGCTTGACACTACATTTTGCCGACGTTAA
- a CDS encoding (Fe-S)-binding protein, with product MLGTKSPFQEVADLIIESGGDALKQCYQCGTCTATCPWRDYTSFLPRRMFQEAWLGLTDFESESLWRCVTCNKCVERCPRGVPIIDLMRALRRSVIGMGIAEAPSALAGALRNLSAVGNPMGEPTGNRNAWAADLDIKRFDQNTHYLYFPCCVTSYDPNLKSVARATTRILTHAGIDFGILEGAVCCGESARKAGDEALFQQLVGTNSSLFETNGVKKIIVNSPHCFDTFAREYPEIGARFEIIHTSQLFSELTRQGRLKPGKNTQRKVTYHDPCYLGRHNGVYDDPRQLIKEITGVDFIEIEPNKAESLCCGGGGGRIWMDTPRDERFCEDRLKQALITGANTLVTACPYCLSNFKDSSLNQSASETIDIMDISELLAEAL from the coding sequence ATGTTGGGGACCAAATCACCCTTCCAAGAAGTCGCAGATCTCATCATCGAAAGCGGCGGCGATGCTTTAAAACAATGCTATCAATGTGGCACTTGCACCGCCACTTGTCCCTGGAGAGACTATACCTCGTTTTTGCCGCGTCGTATGTTCCAGGAAGCCTGGCTCGGCCTGACCGATTTTGAATCGGAATCTTTGTGGCGATGTGTTACATGCAACAAATGCGTCGAGCGTTGTCCCCGAGGGGTGCCGATCATCGATCTGATGCGGGCACTGCGGCGATCGGTTATTGGAATGGGCATAGCCGAAGCCCCGTCTGCCCTGGCCGGCGCTTTACGCAACCTGTCTGCCGTGGGTAACCCCATGGGCGAACCCACCGGAAACCGAAACGCCTGGGCTGCTGATTTAGATATCAAACGGTTCGATCAAAACACACACTACCTTTACTTCCCTTGTTGCGTCACGTCCTACGACCCGAACTTGAAAAGTGTAGCCAGAGCTACAACACGGATTCTTACGCATGCTGGAATCGATTTTGGCATACTTGAAGGTGCAGTCTGCTGCGGTGAAAGCGCGCGTAAAGCCGGCGATGAAGCCTTGTTTCAACAGCTGGTCGGCACAAACAGCAGTCTTTTTGAAACCAACGGGGTTAAAAAGATTATTGTAAATTCACCACATTGTTTCGATACCTTCGCACGTGAATACCCTGAAATCGGAGCACGCTTCGAAATAATTCACACCTCGCAATTGTTTTCGGAACTAACCCGTCAAGGGCGCCTCAAACCCGGAAAAAACACTCAGCGCAAGGTCACGTATCATGACCCCTGTTACCTGGGCCGCCACAACGGGGTTTACGACGATCCTAGACAACTGATCAAAGAAATAACCGGGGTTGATTTCATCGAAATTGAACCCAATAAGGCCGAAAGCCTTTGCTGCGGCGGCGGGGGTGGCCGTATCTGGATGGACACCCCCCGAGACGAACGCTTCTGTGAGGACAGGTTGAAACAAGCGTTGATAACCGGCGCCAATACACTGGTAACCGCGTGCCCTTACTGTTTATCGAATTTTAAAGACAGTTCTCTGAATCAGTCTGCCTCGGAAACCATCGACATCATGGATATCAGCGAACTACTCGCCGAGGCCCTGTAA
- the cobS gene encoding adenosylcobinamide-GDP ribazoletransferase, with the protein MSFLAALRFLTSIPIPFKREEWDRPLTQQQFARSLVFYPLVGLILGGVLCGLYWIFSRLLPPLLADAMAIGVLAYLTGGLHLDGLIDTFDGLAGGHRSPERRLQIMKTPDVGAMGVVAGVVLLLLEFAALASVPQDHVYLALVLMTVLSRWAMAYAVFNYPYARDTGMGKELKSGSSGWVMPVASIVAAIIVGVTGSWLGIIVMAGTWGLTVMLSAFFKGKFGGLTGDTYGALNEISEFTTLLLVVLFTFNNWL; encoded by the coding sequence ATGTCTTTCCTGGCAGCTCTACGTTTTTTGACCAGCATACCGATTCCTTTCAAACGGGAGGAGTGGGACAGGCCGTTGACCCAGCAGCAGTTCGCCAGGTCACTGGTCTTTTACCCGTTGGTAGGACTGATCCTCGGGGGAGTGCTGTGCGGGCTGTACTGGATATTCTCCAGATTATTGCCTCCGCTGCTTGCCGATGCGATGGCCATAGGAGTCCTGGCTTACCTGACTGGTGGATTGCACCTGGACGGCTTGATCGATACCTTCGACGGATTGGCCGGGGGGCACCGGTCTCCCGAGCGCCGGCTGCAGATCATGAAGACCCCGGACGTCGGCGCGATGGGGGTGGTAGCCGGCGTGGTCCTGTTGCTGTTGGAATTCGCCGCACTGGCCAGCGTGCCCCAGGACCATGTGTACCTGGCGCTCGTCCTGATGACGGTGCTTTCCCGGTGGGCCATGGCTTACGCTGTCTTCAATTATCCTTACGCCCGGGATACGGGGATGGGCAAAGAATTGAAAAGCGGCTCAAGCGGCTGGGTCATGCCGGTTGCCAGTATTGTCGCCGCAATTATCGTCGGCGTTACCGGCAGTTGGCTGGGAATAATTGTCATGGCGGGAACCTGGGGGTTAACCGTTATGCTGTCAGCGTTCTTCAAAGGCAAGTTCGGGGGCCTTACCGGGGACACTTACGGAGCGCTCAACGAAATCAGCGAATTTACCACCTTATTGCTGGTGGTTCTCTTCACCTTCAATAATTGGCTTTAG